A stretch of the Theileria equi strain WA chromosome 1, complete sequence genome encodes the following:
- a CDS encoding signal peptide-containing protein (encoded by transcript BEWA_031930A), with amino-acid sequence MKILTVLWTVCLVRLCRGKFSKAKAEGIRKESLKAILKKLQDATKQEPLTSVPNFKSKVESTLFNVEEGKEDGVKVLKLTAKNGTKTTELKYDEKQIWSGKARLSKSSNLVEAIIYFYKENPALVTIQTIKGSTESIVYRYYDGSKWQNSNEKDYREFLDVLNEMSKSE; translated from the coding sequence atgaagattctaacagtactatggacagtGTGTCTAGTGAGACTCTGTCGTGGGAAATTTAGTAAAGCAAAGGCTGAAGGTATAAGGAAAGAGTCTCTAAAAGCGATCCTAAAGAAACTACAAGATGCCACTAAACAAGAACCTCTAACTTCTGTACCCAATTTCAAATCCAAAGTTGAATCTACCCTATTCAATGTAGAAGAGGGCAAGGAAGATGGTGTAAAAGTTCTCAAACTGACtgcaaagaatggtacTAAGACTACTGAGCTAAAGTATGATGAGAAGCAAATATGGTCCGGTAAAGCGAGATTGAGTAAATCTTCAAACCTTGTGGAGGCtataatatatttttataagGAGAATCCAGCATTAGTTACTATCCAGACCATTAAAGGAAGTACTGAATCCATTGTTTATAGATACTATGATGGTAGTAAGTGGCAGAATAGTAATGAGAAGGACTATAGAGAATTTTTGGATGTGCTAAATGAAATGAGTAAATCTGAATGA
- a CDS encoding hypothetical protein (encoded by transcript BEWA_031900A), which translates to MVSYTQSLTSSKSTLFRVFKAMLKRRSVSGIEQVEANFDKCLSETLKLYRGSGANVCKKNDTTAKVVPRVLHRTLGEDVMQSYDITVSVQVLALYARTNALRNPRAIYPFICRLNMLIIATEHYIHEFSFVKIALVLNSLANILNAKVVPNKKGHESLLKVSVPKEYVSSNFNQLYEACKDRETSGIHDALNRLNRLIESHLKSLLFLNIFHKNEHLKDLKAGEPDSHSICMILKYYSLFSKIDEKLLYLIYLWIKEFKEWKVMDLINITRSVTKLYSVSDAVNLEMFEKTLVEDVKRTPFFLNNPQIHPACNKAIVFHGKKTVVNVVQLVLSHVTRVKFHDNPTLEQIQTYIHSLNTAYTGGICKKLDVHDRFMELITCANVVLEHDKDATNFINLLYFANSAHTELDIIEFNTLASLLFTNDNIKILLQLEPEILPRGDPSNLTKTLLYLNTLEKNKKQLALNEIKIIDKLFNKFLKYASDVIKDTRTFAISEIITLKKISNNYNSDLKNHLLNIYSNALSNRKGLSYMLKQTDDLFVFLYSSNWNIGDGLHNVIGSFLSKNSAEFVKHDIYVFLRLIQNISRLYRINKHWSTIYDMKLFLQNIFNSNWEAHIELLIDIIFNSVTNTSLDVNEVTSVLVLEELFHKYYLQMSNPLEGDAKNVTHSNVNITLFSKFFHLSWLLKGKSAKLHEIWANGLLVLLDCNTLFKNKCTSNDGKPAFQPLNSHNWSSFSAIIVIDTLLSLNTQDFKSPLSCGDHKKIFEAIDSIFLSVIEHISTFGDKYSHISRLYEFIINSNQRLMPCNNLERIASSLHSFLAKDNA; encoded by the coding sequence ATGGTCAGCTATACACAAAGCCTAACCTCGTCAAAGTCGACGCTCTTTAGAGTCTTTAAAGCCATGCTAAAGAGAAGAAGTGTCTCGGGAATTGAACAAGTTGAAGCCAATTTTGACAAGTGTCTAAGTGAGACATTGAAGTTGTACAGAGGCTCAGGAGCGAATGTGTGCAAGAAAAATGATACCACTGCCAAAGTTGTACCTCGTGTCTTGCATAGGACTCTGGGAGAGGATGTTATGCAGTCCTACGATATCACGGTCTCAGTACAGGTACTGGCCTTGTATGCGAGAACAAATGCGCTAAGGAATCCCAGGGCAATATATCCATTTATATGTAGGCTTAATATGCTCATTATCGCTACAGAACATTATATACACGAGTTCTCCTTTGTGAAGATAGCGCTTGTTCTCAACTCTTTGGCAAATATTCTAAACGCAAAAGTCGTCCCGAACAAAAAGGGTCACGAGTCACTTCTCAAAGTCTCTGTTCCAAAGGAATATGTATCTAGCAATTTTAATCAGCTTTATGAAGCCTGCAAAGATCGAGAAACTTCTGGAATACATGATGCCCTGAATAGGTTAAACCGTCTCATAGAGTCACATTTGAAATCGCTACTATTTCTCaatatattccacaaaaatGAGCATTTAAAAGACTTGAAAGCTGGAGAACCTGACTCTCATAGCATATGCATGATACTAAAGTACTACTCTCTGTTTTCCAAAATCGATGAGAAGCTTCTCTACTTGATATACCTATGGATCAAAGAgtttaaagaatggaaagtAATGGATCTTATAAATATAACACGATCAGTGACGAAACTATACAGTGTATCTGATGCagtaaatttggaaatgtttgaAAAAACACTGGtggaagatgtaaaaagGACGCCATTTTTCCTAAACAACCCACAAATTCATCCTGCTTGTAATAAAGCGATAGTCTTTCATGGCAAGAAAACTGTTGTAAATGTTGTGCAACTAGTACTTTCGCACGTTACGAGGGTTAAATTCCACGATAATCCAACGCTAGAACAGATCCAAACTTATATTCACTCTCTAAATACAGCTTATACTGGAGGAATCTGCAAAAAATTGGACGTGCATGACAGGTTTATGGAGCTAATAACTTGTGCAAATGTCGTTTTGGAACACGACAAAGATGCTACAAACTTCATAAATTTGCTCTACTTTGCCAATTCAGCGCATACTGAATTGGATATTATAGAATTCAATACCCTCGCATCACTCTTGTTTACAAACGATAATATAAAAATCCTATTGCAACTAGAACCTGAGATTTTGCCAAGGGGAGATCCATCAAATTTAACAAAGACACTTTTATATTTGAATACATTagagaaaaacaaaaaacAATTGGCTTTAAatgaaattaaaattattgacaaacttttcaataAATTTCTAAAATACGCCTCGGATGTTATAAAAGACACTCGCACTTTTGCAATCTCTGAAATTATTACCCTCAAAAAAATTTCAAACAACTACAATAGTGACCTCAAAAACCACTTACTAAACATATATTCAAACGCTTTATCTAACCGTAAAGGTCTGTCCTACATGCTTAAACAAACGGATGATCTGTTCGTCTTTCTATACTCTAGCAATTGGAACATTGGTGATGGCCTCCACAATGTAATAGGATCGTTTTTGTCAAAAAACTCTGCAGAATTTGTAAAGCATGATATTTATGTCTTTTTGAGGCTAATTCAAAATATATCCCGCCTGTACAGAATTAATAAACATTGGTCTACCATCTATGATATGAAGTTGTTCttgcaaaatattttcaacTCAAACTGGGAAGCACACATCGAGCTTCTCATTGATATAATATTTAATTCAGTCACAAACACAAGTTTAGATGTAAATGAAGTTACTTCCGTATTAGTTTTGGAAGAATTGTTCCATAAATATTATTTGCAGATGAGCAATCCTTTAGAAGGGGATGCAAAAAACGTTACACACTCAAATGTTAACATTACCCTATTTTCTAAATTTTTTCACTTGTCATGGTTATTAAAGGGGAAATCTGCTAAACTACACGAGATCTGGGCAAATGGGTTACTTGTCTTGTTGGATTGTAATACCCTGTTCAAAAATAAATGTACATCAAATGATGGGAAACCAGCCTTTCAACCGTTAAACAGTCATAACTGGTCATCTTTTAGTGCTATAATTGTAATTGACACGTTACTGAGTCTAAACACTCAAGATTTTAAAAGTCCACTTTCTTGCGGTGATCACAAGAAAATTTTTGAGGCAATAGATTCCATATTTCTCAGTGTTATAGAGCACATATCTACGTTTGGTGACAAATATTCGCATATTTCCAGGCTGTACgaatttattataaatagTAATCAACGTTTAATGCCATGTAATAATTTGGAAAGAATCGCATCATCTCTGCACTCATTCCTAGCAAAAGATAATGCATAA
- a CDS encoding set domain containing protein (encoded by transcript BEWA_031890A), with the protein MLQKDVSNTDFHQAMRANKGVYSSEYASIIPSYSTDSDESLYKDDIMDFENNSPSSRCSQSSITCTPIPVHLSPCRLYSGKTCQRNGRSMQHGLDKITERETLDQDVLNIGESKTPSYKSRLVLGISQKYSFPKVTTSQELHTDNNDEIYKTPKEFLTSSANNTNFEVSTPNVTYKQIKCNSTITSNGPVESNLTSYVDSLFGAEPASYIHDHQPLTLFWLPNSEISGLMRIPSLSCFQNSTEYSNSEKLYLTFTQYSVDIIQDVSEFKAFPFVPNHTPFIVIYSYSFKSMYFKVVPRSVNQTKKVKLTKNGGQTCLNGHTDAIDLSIDHDSSDANYVFYRSYLFGKDDNIDPNRLKILVQRSNKINFDMRCLSVSSNRVDLNEGPSSNGVKKRKREEYIDEGFKQDCSTDSESCVSSESSSSSVSGDAESCNDSEIPDVLLTECKLLIGTEINDNIDGCNMSIANYRSESVIKKNFSLYLVNNNLPSGGEDFSKRVSIGPLVKANEGKVLYHANGLELSEGDSIDIKFPTIYTKHFEHDRVTLFSDKVLKTCFNYMKSLAQENDLVITINNIAQFCPNIFWNLSLCGDIKTAIMELDPELLKSLYKRKRNKLVSNHDELHDNKKSLGYLDNNFIIMQDLFKRDADEKVRKLLEIEERNRANGKVVRITLNKHADDELIISTVMDDNGFIKKSMQLLTEKQKNVVYKECMKRNFYVPVHIKFTPEKGRGVYAAYKINKDDFVMEYKGELVTEKVAKFRNQKYNKSTSYKGSFIFFFKYNGRRYGIDATEEDISFGPARLVNHSRKNPNIVPRTILSNNYPRLIFVAKRNIDWGEELLVDYGERDPEIIKENPWLLE; encoded by the exons ATGTTACAAAAGGACGTGTCTAATACGGATTTCCATCAAGCAATGAGGGCTAACAAGGGGGTTTATTCCTCGGAGTATGCTTCCATCATTCCTTCCTATTCTACGGATTCTGATGAGTCCCTCTACAAGGACGATATTATGGACTTTGAGAATAACTCCCCATCGTCAAGGTGCTCACAGTCCTCAATAACGTGCACACCCATACCTGTACACCTTTCTCCGTGCAGGCTCTACTCTGGCAAGACTTGTCAGCGAAATGGGAGGTCAATGCAGCATGGACTAGACAAAATAACAGAACGAGAGACGCTGGATCAAGATGTTTTAAACATTGGAGAATCAAAGACACCAAGCTATAAAAGTAGGCTGGTCTTGGgtatatcgcaaaaatattcattcCCAAAAGTAACCACAAGCCAGGAACTACACACAGACAACAATGACGAAATCTACAAAACTCCAAAGGAATTTCTAACGTCTTCGGCAAACAATACTAATTTCGAGGTCTCTACACCAAATGTAACATATAAGCAGATAAAGTGTAACAGCACAATCACATCCAACGGACCGGTTGAAAGCAATCTCACATCATATGTAGATAGTTTGTTTGGGGCCGAACCTGCAAGTTACATTCACGATCATCAGCCTTTGACGTTATTTTGGTTACCAAATTCTGAAATCAGTGGGCTCATGAGGATACCATCACTTTCCTGTTTTCAGAATTCTACAGAGTATAGCAACTCTGAAAAACTATATTTAACTTTCACTCAATATAGTGTCGATATAATACAAGATGTCAGC GAATTTAAAGCATTTCCATTCGTTCCAAATCACACACCATTTATTGTCATATACTCTTACAGTTTCAAGAGTATGTATTTTAAAGTTGTTCCACGTTCAGTAAATCAGACCAAAAAGGTTAAGTTAACAAAGAATGGCGGTCAAACGTGTCTAAATGGGCATACAGATGCTATTGATCTTTCCATTGACCACGATTCATCAGATGCAAACTATGTTTTTTACAGGAGTTATCTCTttggaaaagatgataaCATTGATCCTAATCGCCTAAAAATTCTTGTTCAACGCTCAAATAAAATTAATTTTGATATGAGGTGTCTCTCTGTGAGCAGTAATAGGGTTGACCTAAACGAGGGCCCCTCGAGTAACGGAGTAAAGAAACGCAAGAGGGAGGAATACATAGATGAAGGATTCAAGCAGGATTGTTCCACAGATTCTGAGTCTTGTGTAAGTTCAGAATCTAGCTCCTCTAGCGTAAGCGGTGATGCTGAGTCGTGTAATGACTCAGAAATCCCAGATGTTTTGCTAACGGAATGCAAGCTTTTAATTGGGACAGAAATCAATGATAACATTGATGGCTGTAACATGTCAATTGCAAATTATAGGTCTGAATCTGTCATTAAGAAGAATTTTTCTCTTTATCTAGTGAATAATAATTTGCCGTCTGGAGGTGAGGATTTTTCTAAAAGAGTGTCCATTGGACCTTTGGTAAAGGCTAATGAGGGAAAAGTTCTCTACCATGCAAATGGGTTGGAATTAAGTGAGGGAGATTCTATAGATATTAAATTTCCTACAATTTATACTAAACACTTTGAACACGATCGTGTCACACTCTTTAGTGACAAAGTCCTGAAAACATGTTTTAACTACATGAAATCACTAGCACAGGAAAATGATTTGGTGATTACCATAAATAACATTGCTCAATTTTGTCCgaatattttttggaatctATCTCTTTGTGGAGATATAAAGACTGCCATAATGGAATTGGATCCGGAATTGCTAAAGTCTCTAtacaagaggaagaggaataaaCTTGTTTCAAATCATGACGAATTGCATGATAATAAAAAGTCTCTTGGATACTTGGATAACAACTTTATCATAATGCAAGATTTGTTTAAGAGAGACGCCGACGAGAAGGTCCGTAAGCTTTTGGAGATTGAAGAAAGAAACAGAGCAAATGGAAAGGTTGTTAGGATTACACTCAATAAGCACGCTGACGATGAACTTATAATTAGTACTGTCATGGACGACAATGGATTTATAAAGAAAAGCATGCAGCTGCTAACTGAAAAGCAAAAGAATGTTGTATACAAGGAGTGTATGAAGAGAAACTTTTATGTTCCTGTTCACATAAAGTTCACTCCAGAGAAGGGGCGAGGAGTATACGCTGCGTACAAGATCAACAAGGATGATTTTGTCATGGAATACAAGGGTGAATTGGTCACTGAGAAGGTAGCAAAGTTCAGGAACCAAAAGTACAACAAGTCCACTAGTTACAAGGGttcctttatcttctttttcaAGTACAATGGACGTAGATATGGTATAGATGCAactgaagaagatattAGTTTTGGACCAGCAAGACTGGTTAATCATTCTAGAAAGAACCCAAATATTGTTCCCAGGACTATTTTGAGTAACAACTATCCAAGGCTAATCTTTGTCGCAAAGAGGAACATTGACTG GGGAGAGGAACTGCTCGTCGACTACGGGGAACGGGACCCAGAGATCATAAAGGAGAACCCTTGGTTGCTAGAATAG
- a CDS encoding hypothetical protein (encoded by transcript BEWA_031880A), whose protein sequence is MSSNSTVPNIDVEIVKGLSQPSALYDELVHYILSTVGCKLQNESTLRLVSHAAQVSLEKFFDEAKVMQIASRMGRNDGDSKMNIFAKEEAKELDYQIVCEALQKTHPNTHNYNLFLEPNTTF, encoded by the exons atgagcTCAAATTCCACCGTTCCAAACATTGATGTGGAAATCGTCAAGGGGTTGAGCCAGCCATCCGCCCTGTATGACGAATTGGTCCATTATATTCTCTCAACAGTCGGTTGTAAGCTACAAAATGAATCAACTTTACGCCTAGTATCACACGCAGCTCAAGTTTCACTCGAAAAG TTCTTTGACGAGGCAAAGGTCATGCAAATCGCGAGTAGAATGGGCAGaaatgatggagactcaaagatgaatatattCGCCAAGGAAGAAGCGAAGGAACTAGACTACCAAATTGTATGCGAAGCTCTACAAAAGACCCACCCAAACACACACAATTACAACTTGTTCCTCGAACCAAATAcaacattttga
- a CDS encoding hypothetical protein (encoded by transcript BEWA_031920A), whose amino-acid sequence MGGTYSVVADISRDTKNNAPPIYYGNGIGITRTDEPEIRKSDEGEEKQPLQNYKIYKHELPDNSGWSSTTYELKAINYKDKQQHGFDTVGFKTHKTVEVVYWLRDRYNSFPLVIGLGTTNLNYYRRKNDTSNRWERVERIVYPANLSDYNKVLPELNDKFKDVVVIQLQADKDYCGHPSVKQGDGPQVSCTGLSNVPIVTVTCNSKDHKGFDKYTHTGGLGSPIKLLSAAHGDKLHSFNIKDIDKQYQEVNVYYSSTDRGKIKPLVIGLVPVSGTQSEYYTFDGKLTRNRNINPGKLLDHLDKQNCLRNDIVVTDLSKRGKYCCGVNVHSKIQVLPNSRNNVPNGYTSYLHLPTGSAILSIHKFKSGGDTHTFSNLSGRITGIYAYFCKSDDQNKPLLLYVNKGSGSAWFKRTSGGNDTWIYTGLNSLQSYTPNSLSIKQPIEKVLHEICKELKITCQHASSSGTTPALGSPQDGGGSTGSGGSHTSGNSGVGSGTGTGYGGSSGSSGGGSTSVSSQQQETAVSHTPPGQAGPEGPAGEEGSSSSSGSGTSGSEGGAEGQGSVDLQKIVQKALTFIKSPEGIITASATPGIGGIIGVTIWKWPNIMSFLITRV is encoded by the coding sequence ATGGGTGGTACATATTCTGTTGTTGCAGATATTTCCAGGGATACTAAAAATAATGCTCCACCCATATACTATGGGAATGGTATAGGCATCACTAGGACAGATGAACCAGAGATTAGAAAGAGTGATGAAGGTGAGGAGAAACAACCACTCCAGAattacaaaatttataaacatgagCTTCCGGACAATAGTGGATGGTCATCAACTACTTATGAACTGAAGGCTATAAATTACAAGGATAAGCAACAACATGGATTTGATACGGTTGGATTTAAAACCCATAAGACAGTGGAGGTGGTATACTGGCTGCGTGATAGGTACAACTCATTTCCACTGGTCATTGGCCTTGGTACAACCAATTTGAATTATTATAGACGAAAAAATGACACTAGTAACAGATGGGAAAGAGTTGAAAGGATTGTATATCCAGCTAATTTATCAGACTACAATAAAGTCCTACCTGAACTCAACGATAAATTTAAGGATGTAGTTGTCATACAACTTCAAGCAGATAAAGATTACTGTGGTCATCCTTCCGTCAAACAAGGAGATGGTCCTCAGGTATCTTGCACAGGATTATCGAATGTTCCCATTGTAACTGTAACATGCAACAGTAAGGATCATAAAGGATTTGATAAATATACTCATACTGGTGGCCTTGGTTCTCCAATAAAACTACTCTCGGCTGCACATGGCGATAAACTACATTCGTTCAACATAAAGGATATTGATAAGCAATATCAGGAGGTTAATGTCTATTACTCTTCAACTGACAGAGGTAAGATTAAACCATTGGTCATAGGACTAGTACCTGTTAGTGGAACACAATCagaatattatacatttgaTGGGAAATTAACCAGGAACCGCAACATAAACCCTGGAAAATTGCTGGATCATCTAGATAAACAAAACTGTCTGCGAAACGATATTGTTGTAACAGATCTATCAAAGAGGGGTAAATATTGTTGTGGAGTGAATGTGCATAGTAAGATTCAAGTCCTCCCGAACAGTCGTAACAATGTACCCAATGGATATACTTCATATCTACACCTTCCAACTGGTTCAGCTATCCTTAGCATTCACAAGTTCAAGAGCGGTGGTGATACCCACACCTTTTCAAACCTTTCTGGACGGATTACCGGGATTTATGCTTACTTCTGTAAAAGTGATGATCAGAATAAGCCATTATTACTATATGTGAATAAAGGATCAGGAAGTGCATGGTTCAAGAGGACTTCTGGAGGAAATGACACTTGGATATACACTGGTCTAAATTCCCTTCAAAGCTACACACCGAATTCCCTTAGCATAAAGCAACCCATTGAAAAAGTACTCCACGAAATCTGCAAGGAACTTAAAATTACATGTCAACATGCAAGTAGTAGTGGTACTACTCCTGCTCTTGGATCCCCTCAAGATGGTGGAGGCTCTACTGGTTCAGGAGGTAGTCATACGTCTGGAAATAGTGGTGTAGGATCTGGTACTGGTACCGGTTATGGTGGTAGTTCTGGATCTTCCGGTGGCGGTTCTACTTCAGTCTCATCTCAACAACAAGAAACTGCTGTTAGTCATACTCCACCTGGTCAAGCTGGTCCTGAAGGACCTGCTGGTGAAGAAGGCTCTAGTAGTTCTAGTGGTAGTGGTACTTCTGGATCTGAAGGCGGCGCTGAAGGACAAGGCTCTGTTGACCTACAGAAGATTGTTCAGAAGGCACTTACCTTCATTAAATCACCAGAAGGCATAATTACTGCGTCAGCTACCCCTGGCATAGGTGGCATCATCGGTGTTACTATCTGGAAATGGCCTAATATCATGTCGTTTCTAATCACTCGTGTGTAG
- a CDS encoding hypothetical protein (encoded by transcript BEWA_031910A): MSTINIKRKCPNGESSDHTTVECPKHNRHYNVSLTNVYSDSNATDYRVCRRTRGRRVAITRLKYGNEELSILDDGSTNFIEKHTEIEEVCTYYSSTYDKGKDDIDKPLLLGFKESKNEGYTWYENTGDNVTWQRIDDKGKFPKISNKSTPQFLGRLKDLTCKLHNLHFVNIQEIGKYKCACNETKVTAIKEKDDGYIKGYNKYRHDYDKGERSIRYGKFHLEDEDGTPLTLTLEHTPNLSVYYWVKDTNRTTPLIIEVAVGTMKVYYGNKGEPLNRKWEEIKSDSGELQLTDEELKKELKKLTCKLFRSAGISDPDQQQYINEYCRKDWCKNGLELHCQNENEEERTESKQLGHGIEKTEEDKDGSEQYEEKKLGEEEELSEEPSTGPCSNLGIVDIGKELLEGVVGDIASVLDESALVGLTGLGIASVAIGVAKGLFADGVGGPAIYPKHEHVKESLELESQIESRSGEELVAKKVKYSPVDFQPEEEVTHDQPVVAARAEDRAASGTGTLDPEHLGQNGVQREEVPAADLSDQVPDTESETKILLQGTPVAQMAEDAIDGERLKHLIVNPGPFGGYSPLSGLEGDSGPPLSLQGSNPRFIGGTPQSLPKAEGTTAFPPVIIGGHGPLGLMGYSKLGPGLEGEQSLVPPESLPPAEAESAAISSGPGYGTLHNNGPSSGPLGPGVPSPPITLPHKPHEKSPEKPTNPGIAIGVPTGILGTSAIACFAGYKFYTKYKGDPWVRHGYSGVFKECTMLSMRRLFYAPL, encoded by the coding sequence ATGTCCACAATAAACATAAAGAGAAAATGTCCAAATGGAGAAAGCAGTGACCACACAACTGTAGAATGCCCGAAACACAACCGCCACTATAATGTTTCTCTAACTAATGTATACAGTGATTCTAATGCGACAGATTACAGGGTTTGTAGGCGTACGAGGGGTAGGAGAGTAGCCATCACTCGCCTAAAGTATGGTAATGAAGAACTTAGTATTTTAGATGATGGATCTACTAACTTTATTGAAAAACACACTGAGATAGAGGAAGTATGTACCTACTATAGCTCAACTTATGATAAGGGTAAAGATGATATAGATAAACCTCTCCTACTTGGATTTAAGGAGAGTAAGAATGAGGGATATACTTGGTACGAAAATACTGGAGATAATGTGACATGGCAAAGGATTGATGACAAGGGGAAATTTCCTAAAATCAGCAATAAGTCTACTCCTCAGTTTTTAGGTAGGCTAAAGGATCTCACCTGTAAACTCCATAATCTCCACTTTGTCAACATTCAAGAGATAGGGAAGTacaaatgtgcatgcaaTGAGACCAAAGTTACCGCTATCAAGGAGAAAGATGATGGATATATCAAAGGCTATAACAAGTACAGGCATGATTACGACAAGGGTGAAAGGTCAATTAGATATGGAAAGTTTCATCTCGAAGATGAAGACGGCACTCCACTTACACTCACTCTTGAGCATACTCCTAACCTCTCCGTCTACTACTGGGTAAAGGATACTAATCGTACGACACCTCTTATTATTGAAGTTGCTGTTGGAACTATGAAAGTTTATTATGGTAATAAAGGGGAACCACTCAACAGAAAATGGGAAGAAATAAAATCTGATAGTGGTGAATTACAACTCACAGATGAGGAACTTAAGAAGGAACTTAAAAAGCTCACCTGTAAACTTTTCAGATCAGCAGGCATAAGTGATCCTGATCAACAGCAGTACATAAATGAATACTGTAGAAAGGACTGGTGTAAGAATGGATTAGAACTTCATTGCcaaaatgaaaatgaagaggaGCGAACCGAGTCTAAACAACTAGGACATGGAATCGAAAAAACTGAGGAAGATAAAGATGGGTCTGAACAATATGAAGAGAAAAAACTTGGCGAGGAAGAAGAGCTATCTGAAGAACCAAGTACTGGTCCTTGTAGCAATCTTGGAATAGTAGACATTGGTAAAGAACTATTGGAAGGTGTTGTAGGAGATATAGCTTCTGTACTAGATGAATCAGCTCTAGTTGGATTGACTGGATTAGGTATAGCTAGTGTAGCTATTGGAGTGGCTAAGGGTCTTTTTGCTGATGGAGTAGGAGGCCCTGCTATTTATCCTAAACATGAACATGTAAAAGAATCTCTAGAACTGGAAAGTCAAATAGAATCTAGATCTGGAGAAGAATTGGTGGCTAAAAAGGTAAAATACTCTCCTGTGGATTTTCAACCCGAGGAAGAGGTGACTCATGATCAGCCTGTTGTGGCTGCTAGGGCTGAAGATAGAGCTGCTTCTGGTACTGGAACTCTTGATCCAGaacatcttggacagaatggagttcaacgtgaggaGGTCCCTGCagctgacttatctgaccaagTTCCTGAcacagagtctgagactaagattcttctacaaggtactccAGTTGCTCAGatggctgaagatgctatcGATGGTGAAAGACTAAAACATCTTATTGTTAATCCTGGTCCATTTGGTGGTTATAGTCCCTTATCTGGACTAGAAGGTGATTCTGGTCCACCTTTATCTCTACAAGGTAGTAATCCTAGATTTATAGGTGGTACTCCTCAGTCCTTACCTAAAGCTGAAGGAACTACTGCTTTTCCCCCAGTAATTATAGGTGGTCATGGTCCTCTCGGACTTATGGGTTATTCTAAACTAGGCCCTGGACTAGAAGGTGAACAATCTCTTGTACCTCCTGAATCTCTTCCACCTGCTGAAGCTGAATCGGCCGCTATATCCTCAGGCCCTGGTTATGGAACTCTTCATAATAATGGTCCTTCTTCAGGTCCTCTTGGTCCTGGAGTTCCTTCTCCTCCGATAACTCTTCCTCATAAACCTCATGAAAAATCTCCTGAAAAGCCTACTAATCCTGGTATAGCTATAGGAGTGCCTACGGGCATTCTTGGTACATCTGCCATAGCTTGTTTTGCGGGTTATAAGTTCTATACgaaatataaaggagatccttgggttagacatGGTTATTCTggagtttttaaagaatgtaccatgTTGAGTATGCGTAGACTCTTCTATGCACCCCTATaa